A window from Culex pipiens pallens isolate TS chromosome 3, TS_CPP_V2, whole genome shotgun sequence encodes these proteins:
- the LOC120422859 gene encoding peptidyl-prolyl cis-trans isomerase H, translating into MPTWNQIQSQLRHPNNPVVFMDITVGTSEIGRMVFELFADVVPKTCENFRQLCTGEHKKDGVPVGYKGSSFHRVIKDFMIQGGDFVNGDGTGVMSIYGNNTFPDEGFMLKHEAPGLLSMANSGKDTNGCQFFITCAKCNFLDYKHVVFGRVLDGLLIMRKIENVPTGPNNKPKLPVVISQCGQM; encoded by the exons ATGCCCACCTGGAACCAGATTCAGTCACAGCTTCGGCACCCCAACAATCCGGTTGTGTTTATGGACATAACCGTCGGAACGTCG GAAATTGGCCGGATGGTGTTTGAGTTGTTCGCCGATGTAGTGCCGAAGACGTGCGAGAACTTCCGGCAGCTTTGCACCGGCGAGCACAAGAAAGACGGAGTTCCCGTGGGTTATAAGGGGTCCTCCTTCCATCGGGTGATCAAGGACTTCATGATTCAGGGTGGTGATTTTGTGAAT GGTGACGGAACGGGCGTGATGAGCATTTACGGTAACAACACATTCCCGGACGAGGGCTTCATGCTGAAGCATGAAGCTCCCGGTCTGCTTTCGATGGCCAACAGTGGGAAGGACACCAACGGTTGTCAGTTTTTCATAACTTGCGCCAAATGCAACTTCCTCGATTACAAGCACGTTGTTTTCGGTCGCGTCCTCGATGGCCTGCTTATCATGCGCAAGATCGAAAATGTCCCGACGGGACCGAACAACAAGCCCAAACTTCCGGTCGTGATTTCGCAGTGCGGACAGATGTAG
- the LOC120422861 gene encoding aromatic-L-amino-acid decarboxylase, producing the protein MNTEEFRVHGKQMIDYICDYGKTIESRDVAPTVDPGFLRQMLPDEAPQKGEDFKRMLEDVEGKIMPNMVHWNHPRFFAYFPSGNSYPSILGEMLSSAIGSIGFSWASSPAATELEGIVMDWYAKALDLPTFFRSDSPGSRGGGVLQGSASECALVCMMAARYRTIQKLRGSDISVHESVYLPQLVAYASKEAHSSIEKAAKMAIVKLRVLETDSRGVFRGNTLQEAIEKDLQAGLTPFFVVATVGTTSACVFDNLVEIGQVCKSVPSIWFHVDGAYAGNSFILPEMRHFKEGLEYADSFNTNPNKLLLTNFDCSAMWVKDTKLLTSALAVDPLYLQHDHNGAVDYRHYSIPLSRRFRALKLWFVFRSYGIAGLQKYIRNHITLAKQFEGLVNKDDRFEVRNDVNLGLVCFRLKHNDYINRDLLARINSSGRFHMTPAKVGGKYIIRFCVTYEHATAEHIDYAWEEIKNFAEETLAAEGPADADVVVKVPIIAKKPPKKLTRSMSTRFSFTRSVSREIYERQNSRSQLTDGATPVVIMDTDEILQSLQRATVSARLNGGIQKQHELYETDSTDEASN; encoded by the exons aTGAAGCACCGCAGAAGGGCGAAGACTTTAAGCGGATGCTCGAGGACGTCGAGGGCAAGATCATGCCGAATATGGTGCACTGGAACCATCCGCGGTTTTTCGCGTACTTCCCGTCTGGCAACTCGTACCCGTCGATCCTCGGAGAGATGCTGAGCAGTGCGATCGGGTCGATCGGTTTCTCATGG GCTTCCTCACCGGCTGCTACCGAACTGGAGGGAATCGTAATGGATTGGTACGCGAAGGCGCTGGATTTGCCGACGTTCTTCCGGAGTGATTCGCCGGGGTCACGCGGTGGAGGGGTTTTGCAGGGATCGGCCTCGGAGTGTGCGCTGGTGTGCATGATGGCCGCGCGGTACCGGACAATCCAGAAGCTCCGTGGTTCGGATATTTCCGTGCACGAGAGTGTCTATTTGCCACAGTTGGTGGCGTACGCTTCAAAGGAGGCGCATTCATCGATTGAAAAGGCAGCCAAAATGGCAATTGTCAAGTTGAGGGTGCTGGAGACCGATTCTCGGGGGGTGTTCCGAGGGAATACCTTGCAAGAGGCTATTGAAAAGGACTTGCAGGCTGGATTGACACCGTTCTTCGTGGTGGCCACGGTTGGTACGACATCGGCATGCGTCTTCGATAACCTTGTTGAAATTGGACAAGTTTGCAAATCGGTTCCGAGCATCTGGTTCCACGTGGACGGAGCATACGCAGGTAACTCCTTCATTCTTCCCGAGATGCGACACTTCAAAGAAGGTTTGGAATATGCCGATTCGTTCAATACGAATCCAAACAAGCTGCTTCTCACAAACTTCGACTGTTCGGCCATGTGGGTTAAGGACACGAAACTGCTAACCTCAGCGCTGGCCGTCGACCCGCTGTACCTGCAGCACGATCACAACGGAGCCGTTGACTACCGCCACTACAGCATACCGCTGAGCCGCCGCTTCCGGGCACTCAAGCTTTGGTTCGTATTCCGGTCGTACGGAATCGCCGGCCTGCAGAAGTACATCCGTAATCACATTACATTAGCGAAGCAATTCGAGGGACTCGTCAACAAGGATGACCGCTTCGAGGTTCGCAACGACGTCAACCTGGGACTCGTCTGCTTCCGGCTTAA ACACAACGACTACATCAACCGGGACCTGCTCGCTCGCATCAACAGCTCGGGCCGGTTCCACATGACCCCGGCCAAAGTGGGCGGCAAGTACATCATCCGGTTCTGCGTAACGTACGAGCATGCCACCGCCGAACACATTG ACTACGCCTGGGAGGAAAtcaaaaactttgccgaagaaacgcTCGCCGCCGAGGGACCGGCTGACGCCGACGTGGTCGTCAAGGTACCCATCATCGCCAAGAAGCCCCCGAAGAAGCTCACCCGCAGCATGTCCACCCGGTTCTCGTTCACGCGTAGCGTGTCCCGCGAGATCTACGAACGGCAAAACAGCCG gtCCCAGCTCACGGACGGTGCCACCCCGGTGGTCATCATGGACACCGACGAGATTCTGCAAAGTTTGCAGCGGGCGACGGTGTCAGCCCGGCTAAACGGTGGCATCCAGAAGCAGCACGAGCTGTACGAAACGGACAGCACGGACGAGGCCAGCAACTGA